In a genomic window of Gadus macrocephalus chromosome 9, ASM3116895v1:
- the LOC132464222 gene encoding uncharacterized protein LOC132464222 — protein MASYWSKRRRVLSNARETENEILQQLHLSTVNQAENAPPSLPDLALCGTTSEFENSPDQNTTDSDASEREDFSGLSSSDESEPEEMSLQAKLKQWASTFGITLVAVTALLSILRVHHSELPKDARTLLGTQKKIAVHALGGGEYHHFGLAKGILSKLNSIHLPSCLQTIRLQFNIDGLPIFKSSKVQFWPILAMLDCDYTKKPFIIGLFCGTGKPSSVYDYLKEFVNDLTQLLRNGLTFRGKPLKVMVCSFICDAPARAFVKQMKSHNGYSGCDKCNQVGVWQNKMTYPEINARLRSDEDFALMSDTDHHLRPSPLTGIVQMVTQFPIDYMHLCCLGVTKKLILFWMKGKNLAIRQPSNVISAISSKLIALRPHIPSEFARKPRELTEIERWKATELRQFMIYSGPVVLKHNLPEEIFENFLLFSVGVFLLLSPNLSAPMIDFANRVLTAFVKSFGDLYGQGEIVFTVHQVIHLADVYKQFGALDRVSAFPYENFLGKVKKMLRKPQLPLQQVVKRLSEVPQTVTPPPSKQPLLYEMHQDGPLPLQFSTAKQYRKVVTTDFCLSTKTGNNCIAVGQDIGLVQNIVLSSGSVFIIYRRFGYKESHFTYPCPSSRIGCFQVHTLVDDLEVELLGDVSRKCVLFPDQDHYVAIPLLHQS, from the coding sequence ATGGCCTCTTATTGGAGTAAAAGGAGGCGAGTCTTGTCCAAcgcaagggagacagagaacgaGATTTTGCAGCAATTACATTTAAGTACAGttaatcaggctgaaaatgccCCCCCTAGCTTACCAGATCTAGCACTGTGTGGGACAACTTCAGAATTCGAGAACAGTCCTGACCAAAACACTACAGACAGTGATGCCAGTGAAAGAGAGGATTTTAGTGGGTTATCCAGCTCTGATGAAAGTGAGCCTGAGGAAATGAGTTTACAAGCTAAACTAAAGCAATGGGCATCAACTTTTGGCATTACTCTTGTTGCAGTTACCGCTCTTCTATCAATATTGAGAGTACACCACTCTGAGCTGCCTAAAGATGCCAGGACACTTCTTGGCACACAAAAGAAAATAGCTGTGCATGCATTAGGTGGTGGTGAATATCACCATTTTGGATTGGCTAAGGGAATTTTATCAAAATTGAATTCAATCCATTTGCCTAGCTGCCTTCAGACAATTCGGTTACAATTCAACATCGACGGTTTACCCATTTTTAAGAGTTCAAAAGTTCAGTTTTGGCCAATTCTTGCGATGCTTGATTGTGATTACACAAAAAAACCTTTTattattggtttgttttgtgGAACTGGAAAACCATCTAGTGTGTACGACTACCTCAAAGAATTTGTCAATGACCTTACCCAGCTACTGAGGAATGGATTGACCTTCAGAGGTAAACCTCTAAAGGTGATGGTGTGCTCCTTCATTTGTGATGCTCCAGCACGTGCTTTTGTGAAACAGATGAAGTCCCACAATGGGTACTCTGGGTGTGACAAGTGCAATCAAGTTGGCGTGTGGCAAAATAAAATGACATATCCTGAAATAAATGCCAGGCTTAGATCAGACGAAGACTTTGCTTTAATGTCAGACACAGATCACCACCTGCGACCTAGTCCCCTTACTGGCATTGTTCAGATGGTAACCCAGTTTCCCATTGATTACATGCACCTCTGCTGTTTGGGTGTAACAAAAAAACTCATTCTTTTCTGGATGAAGGGCAAAAACCTGGCCATAAGACAGCCATCTAATGTCATCTCAGCTATATCATCTAAACTGATTGCTCTCCGTCCCCATATTCCATCTGAATTTGCCCGAAAACCACGAGAGCTGACAGAGATCGAAAGATGGAAGGCTACAGAACTAAGGCAGTTCATGATTTACAGTGGACCTGTGGTCCTAAAGCACAATCTACCAGAAGAGATTTTTGAGAACTTCCTGTTGTTTTCCGTGGGTGTGTTCTTATTACTCAGCCCCAACCTCTCTGCACCCATGATTGATTTTGCCAATCGAGTCCTAACAGCATTTGTTAAAAGCTTTGGAGATTTATATGGTCAAGGAGAAATTGTATTTACAGTTCATCAGGTGATACATCTAGCTGATGTGTACAAACAGTTCGGTGCCCTTGACCGTGTCTCTGCATTTCCTTATGAAAACTTCCttggaaaagtaaaaaaaatgttgcgAAAGCCTCAACTACCATTACAACAGGTAGTCAAGAGACTGTCAGAGGTGCCTCAAACTGTTACTCCACCTCCAAGTAAGCAGCCCCTTTTGTACGAAATGCACCAGGATGGTCCTTTGCCTCTGCAATTCAGTACTGCCAAACAGTACAGAAAGGTAGTAACAACAGATTTCTGCCTGTCAACAAAGACTGGGAACAACTGCATAGCAGTAGGACAGGATATTGGACTGGTCCAAAACATTGTGCTATCCTCTGGTTCAGTCTTCATCATCTACAGACGATTTGGGTACAAGGAATCCCATTTCACATATCCCTGCCCCTCCTCTCGAATAGGCTGTTTTCAGGTCCATACGTTGGTAGATGATCTTGAGGTTGAGCTCCTTGGGGATGTCAGCAGAAAATGTGTGCTTTTTCCAGACCAAGACCATTATGTTGCCATCCCTCTTCTTCACCAATCCTAA